The following coding sequences are from one Myxococcales bacterium window:
- a CDS encoding DUF1588 domain-containing protein, with product MAVPMRSGWALLAGAMACACSERPKVEEPPPPVDEPLACEAVPAAPLRLLTRYEYDRTVQDLLGDTSAPAREFPREPLAHGLDNDATLLQVAPDNVARYFEAAEFLSRQVMTAADPLVLPSCEGKPASCGREVLAGLAPRVFRRPLRPEEWELLVGLHDTTHAAEGPSVALERGLQLLLQSPQFLYRDELGAAVPNMDYHRLSGHQLATKLSYFLRATTPDATLMAQAASGVLGTSEGIGSAVGDILAQPDGLDGLARFLALWLSLDEVATTEKDMAVYPEFSLGLAASWRQSLALYIADVLATAPTLKALLTSRVLFADKSMALYLPKGTEGAASSFAQTEVPQGQPGGVLAQPGFLAFKALHDGSSPIRRGTFVLDKLLCEPVGSPPANVPITPPAPSNAKTTRERFEDHKADATCALCHKFIDPVGFVFENFDGMGRWRLEENGIPIDARGGILAAADESLVGPVEGPDELIAKLAQSRQVHDCVAREVYRFAVGRPLARADECWFEPIRTRFFDSGGDFKALLAAIATSPGFRTHAVQGDLP from the coding sequence ATGGCAGTACCAATGCGCTCGGGATGGGCGCTGCTCGCGGGTGCCATGGCCTGCGCTTGCAGCGAAAGGCCGAAAGTCGAAGAACCGCCGCCGCCGGTGGACGAGCCGCTTGCGTGCGAAGCGGTGCCGGCGGCTCCCCTGCGCTTGCTGACCCGGTACGAGTACGACCGCACCGTCCAGGACCTGCTCGGGGACACGTCGGCGCCGGCGCGTGAATTTCCCCGGGAACCTCTGGCCCACGGTTTGGACAACGACGCCACCCTGCTGCAGGTGGCCCCTGACAACGTCGCACGCTACTTCGAGGCTGCGGAGTTCCTGTCGCGGCAGGTGATGACGGCCGCGGACCCCTTGGTGCTGCCTTCCTGTGAGGGCAAGCCGGCGTCATGTGGACGCGAGGTCCTCGCGGGCCTGGCGCCTCGGGTGTTTCGTCGTCCCCTCCGTCCGGAGGAGTGGGAGCTGCTGGTGGGGCTCCACGATACGACGCACGCTGCTGAGGGACCGTCCGTGGCCCTCGAGCGCGGCTTGCAGCTGCTCCTCCAGTCGCCTCAGTTCCTGTACCGGGACGAGCTGGGAGCGGCGGTGCCCAATATGGACTACCACCGCCTCTCGGGTCATCAGCTCGCCACGAAGCTGTCGTATTTTTTGCGCGCCACTACGCCCGACGCGACCTTGATGGCTCAGGCGGCGAGCGGTGTTTTGGGCACGTCCGAGGGCATTGGGAGCGCCGTGGGCGACATCCTGGCCCAACCTGACGGCCTCGACGGCCTGGCGCGCTTTTTGGCCTTGTGGCTCTCGCTCGACGAAGTGGCCACCACCGAAAAAGACATGGCGGTATACCCGGAGTTCTCCCTCGGCCTGGCCGCCTCTTGGCGCCAGTCGCTTGCGCTTTACATCGCCGACGTGCTCGCAACCGCGCCCACGCTGAAGGCGCTGCTCACATCGCGTGTGCTCTTCGCGGACAAGTCCATGGCGCTTTACCTCCCCAAGGGAACCGAGGGCGCAGCCTCGTCCTTCGCGCAGACAGAGGTGCCGCAGGGGCAGCCGGGCGGCGTTTTGGCGCAGCCAGGGTTCCTCGCGTTCAAGGCTCTTCACGATGGCTCGTCGCCCATTCGCCGAGGGACCTTCGTTTTGGACAAGCTGCTCTGTGAACCGGTTGGTTCTCCCCCTGCCAACGTGCCCATCACGCCGCCGGCGCCCTCCAACGCCAAGACGACGCGGGAGCGTTTTGAGGATCACAAAGCCGATGCCACCTGCGCCCTCTGTCACAAGTTCATCGATCCCGTGGGCTTCGTGTTCGAGAACTTCGATGGCATGGGACGGTGGCGGCTCGAGGAAAACGGCATTCCGATCGACGCACGCGGCGGGATCCTGGCGGCCGCCGACGAGTCGCTCGTGGGTCCGGTCGAAGGCCCGGACGAGCTGATCGCGAAGCTGGCCCAGAGCCGGCAGGTGCACGACTGCGTGGCGCGTGAGGTGTATCGCTTCGCCGTGGGCCGGCCCCTGGCGCGCGCCGACGAATGCTGGTTCGAGCCCATCCGGACGCGCTTCTTCGATTCGGGCGGCGACTTCAAGGCCCTGCTGGCCGCGATCGCCACGTCGCCCGGGT